One segment of Macrotis lagotis isolate mMagLag1 chromosome 1, bilby.v1.9.chrom.fasta, whole genome shotgun sequence DNA contains the following:
- the LOC141522380 gene encoding olfactory receptor 10N1-like: FEDRTEVTEFILLEIPHTEGLEAILFVIFLIIYLLTLLGNSLILLAIISSSHLYTPMYFFLGLLSIFDIFFPSVSCPKMLLFLSGNSQTISYRGCASQLFFYHFVGCTEGILYSLMSYDCFVAICHPLWYTVIMNPRLCVALATCNSLIGCIHATILTSLTFQLPYCGLNEVDYYFCDIPSVISLACADNSLVQRVSFTNVGLLTLTFFTIIVSCTHIGIAILSIHSAEGRSKAFSTCSAHLTAIMCAFGPIIIIYFQYTPKHLLGSVVQILNNIVSPMLNSFIYSLRNKEVKRALKRVLCRIELTSEV, encoded by the coding sequence TTTGAAGATAGAACAGAGGTAACTGAATTTATTCTTCTGGAAATTCCACATACAGAAGGGCTGGAGGCTATTCTCTTTGTCATATTCTTAATCATCTACCTATTGACTTTGCTTGGGAACTCTCTCATCTTGTTGGCCATCATCTCCTCTTCTCACCTGTACACACCCATGTATTTCTTCTTGGGACTCTTATctatttttgacatatttttccCTTCAGTGAGTTGTCCAAAAATGCTTCTGTTTCTTTCAGGAAATAGTCAAACCATCTCTTATAGGGGATGTGCCTCCCAGTTGTTCTTCTACCATTTTGTAGGATGTACTGAGGGTATTCTATACTCTTTGATGTCCTATGACTGTTTTGTTGCTATCTGTCATCCACTGTGGTACACAGTCATTATGAACCCTAGACTTTGTGTGGCCCTTGCCACATGTAACTCATTGATAGGTTGTATTCATGCCACTATACTGACTTCACTCACCTTCCAGTTGCCTTACTGTGGTCTCAATGAAGTAGACTATTACTTCTGTGATATTCCCTCTGTAATATCTCTGGCCTGTGCTGACAATTCACTGGTTCAGAGGGTGAGTTTCACCAATGTTGGCCTTCTGACTTTAACATTTTTCACGATTATTGTCTCCTGTACTCATATTGGGATAGCCATTTTGAGCATCCATTCAGCTGAAGGCAGGAGCAAAGCTTTTTCTACCTGCAGTGCCCATCTTACAGCTATCATGTGTGCTTTTGGACCAATTatcatcatttattttcaatatacACCCAAACATTTGCTTGGTTCTGTGGTTCAAATTTTGAATAACATTGTCTCACCCATGCTGAACTCTTTCATCTATTCCCTGAGaaacaaagaagtaaaaagagCCTTGAAAAGAGTTTTGTGTAGGATAGAGCTAACTTCAGAGGTCTAA